The sequence below is a genomic window from Aureispira sp. CCB-E.
GCAATATGAAACAACAATTGCAGCTCAACAACCTAGCACGCAATTCCATATTGCTAAGGCTTATTATCATTTACACCAATTGGATTCTGCCATACATTATTATGAAAAAACACTTCAATTTGACAATATCAATCGCATTAATCAACGATGCATCCTCGGATTAAGTCGAGCATATTTACAAAAGGGGGATTTTGAAAGTGCCTACAAAACAGCTTTAACCTATTTGCAAGACAACCCTGATGATGAAGCTGTTCGTACCGAATTTCAAGACATTTGCCTTTGGGCATATTTAATCAAACACCATCGTTTGAATCCTGAATATTTAACCAATTACATCAAGAAACCTAGTTATATTATTAACTCTGTAGCTGCACAGAAACTAATTGCTCGTAATGTTAGAAATGAAGCAGGCTACAAATTTGATTCCGATCGACTAGAGCAAATTGGCTTGGCTCAACGCTGGTATGGTACATTTTATAACGAGACAAAAGAACAGTCGATTCATTTCATATTTATTGATCCTGATTTGATAGAAAGTGTCCGAGAACAAGAAAAAAAGGCAAGCGAAATTATGACCAACGGAACCTTACCAATCTACGAACGTTTAGGTGCTTTTTATTTTCTTACGCCTCTCAATGATAAAAAAATGAACCTTGCATTGGAGCAAAAAGAGGAAACGTTTCGCTTTTGCACTTGTCTGGAAACGCCTGATTATGTTGCCAAACGCTACAAAAAAAAATGTATAAAAGACAAGCGTTCTATCATACAAGCAGCTGTCAATCAAAACACTGCTTTTGCTAATTAATATTACTCTATAGAAAATTGTATTTAATTAAAATATGCTCCCAATAATCATTACTCCGTTGAAACCACGTAGTAGCAGCGCAGCTAAATCGTATTAGTTTGATTATCAGCAAGATGTACTTTTAACAGCCTTTGCACTAAAAGACTGATAATCAAACTAATGCAAGATGCTTTTTTACGTTTTTACTTCGTGAGCCTACGGGTTCGTAGGAAAACTAAAAAATCAACGGAGTATTAAATAATGTAACAGCTAGTTTTTTGAGGTGCATCTATTTTAAAATTTGCAACCACTTTTTCACGATAAGATGAGTTAAGAAATCGTAATTCACAAAAAAAAACGATAAATTCAAGCTTTATTTGTAACAATAATTTGCGATAAGTAAGTGGGCAGAAAAAAATATAGCTAAAAAAATAGACTTATTTTTAGTGCTAGTCAAAGAGAAAAAGTGCAGATTTACCTGCGGTGCTACTGCGTGGTAGCGGGCTAAAGCAAGATGTTTCGATGAAG
It includes:
- a CDS encoding tetratricopeptide repeat protein, with the translated sequence MKSLLPIYFVLFSSFLATIHGQEAHWENGIQSFESANYKAAIANFKQYETTIAAQQPSTQFHIAKAYYHLHQLDSAIHYYEKTLQFDNINRINQRCILGLSRAYLQKGDFESAYKTALTYLQDNPDDEAVRTEFQDICLWAYLIKHHRLNPEYLTNYIKKPSYIINSVAAQKLIARNVRNEAGYKFDSDRLEQIGLAQRWYGTFYNETKEQSIHFIFIDPDLIESVREQEKKASEIMTNGTLPIYERLGAFYFLTPLNDKKMNLALEQKEETFRFCTCLETPDYVAKRYKKKCIKDKRSIIQAAVNQNTAFAN